The Caballeronia sp. NK8 genome includes a window with the following:
- a CDS encoding carboxylesterase: MKQPEKRRTVALLIHGLGGTEHDLGILRKSLNQIGIDTHALSLPGHGSSPEDLIMARAEQWINVATREYDMLARTYETVHLIGMCMGALLALIVAERRPRDGKLVLLAAPVFLDGWSMPFYRRLRYFLYLIPCLARRMRVTEQDPYGIKNALTRSLIKARFQRGDAFHYRWVPLACIRQVDRLRYKVWKVARHIRHPTLVINSREDEVTSVKSASFLVDAIPTSRCLIVENSYHMLCIDNDRKQIAETMTAFLGN, from the coding sequence ATGAAACAACCCGAAAAACGTCGCACCGTCGCTCTTCTGATTCATGGCCTCGGCGGCACGGAGCACGATCTTGGTATCTTGCGCAAGTCTTTGAACCAGATTGGGATCGATACGCACGCGCTTTCGTTGCCGGGACACGGATCGAGCCCGGAGGACCTGATCATGGCTCGGGCGGAGCAATGGATAAACGTAGCGACGCGGGAATATGACATGCTCGCCCGTACCTATGAAACGGTGCATCTCATCGGTATGTGCATGGGAGCGCTTCTCGCATTGATCGTCGCGGAGCGTCGACCGCGCGACGGCAAGCTCGTCCTGCTCGCAGCACCGGTCTTTCTCGACGGGTGGTCGATGCCGTTTTATCGGCGACTCCGGTATTTCCTCTACCTCATTCCTTGTCTGGCCCGAAGAATGAGAGTCACCGAGCAAGATCCTTATGGAATCAAGAACGCGTTGACGCGATCCTTGATCAAGGCCCGGTTCCAAAGGGGCGACGCGTTTCACTACCGCTGGGTTCCGCTGGCGTGTATTCGCCAGGTCGATCGACTGCGCTACAAGGTGTGGAAGGTCGCGAGACACATCAGACATCCGACGCTCGTGATCAATTCTCGCGAAGACGAAGTGACCTCGGTCAAGTCCGCTTCATTTCTGGTCGACGCCATACCCACGTCCAGATGCCTGATCGTAGAGAACAGCTATCACATGTTATGCATCGACAACGATCGGAAGCAGATAGCGGAAACGATGACGGCGTTCCTTGGAAACTGA
- a CDS encoding high-potential iron-sulfur protein, whose protein sequence is MRKSRRTFMITTAGVASGLALSRIAFAGPADASETDPTSLALGYKADAATVDKLKYAKYTADQACRNCTFYQGRPNDVSAPCPMFGGKQVAGKGWCNAYSKKA, encoded by the coding sequence ATGAGGAAGTCCCGTCGCACTTTTATGATCACCACCGCGGGCGTTGCTTCGGGACTAGCGCTGTCTCGCATTGCCTTTGCTGGTCCAGCCGATGCGTCGGAAACCGATCCAACATCGCTCGCGCTCGGTTACAAGGCCGATGCGGCCACGGTCGACAAGCTTAAGTATGCGAAGTACACAGCGGATCAGGCTTGCCGTAACTGTACGTTTTATCAGGGCAGGCCGAATGACGTGTCCGCTCCGTGTCCGATGTTCGGCGGTAAGCAGGTCGCAGGTAAGGGTTGGTGTAATGCCTATAGCAAAAAGGCCTGA
- a CDS encoding efflux RND transporter permease subunit gives MSEFFIRRPVFAWVIALFIILLGLIAIPQLPIERYPSVAPPAVTITATYPGATPQTMSDSVLSLIERELSGVKNLLYFESSADTSGTAQITVTFKPGTNPALAQVDVQNQLKTVEPRLPPVVRQSGVTVESASSGFLMLIGLKSDSGLYDASMLSDYMARNVVEELRRVDGVGRVQLFGSERAMRIWVDPNKLIGYGLSMNDLTTAISQQNVQIAPGSVGASPALTGQRVTVPLTAQGQLTTPEQFAAIVLRANADGSRVVLRDVARVELGSQSYSFVSSENGKPAAFAGVQLAPGANAVKTAAAVRERLKEAGKAMPAGISYSIPFDTSPFVQISIEKVLHTLVEAMVLVFLVMYLFLQNVRYTLIPAIVAPVAMLGTFTIMLATGFSINVLTMFGMVLAIGIIVDDAIVVVENVERLMTEEGLSPKLATSKAMKEISGAIVGITLVLTAVFIPMALASGSVGVIYQQFTLSMAVSILFSALLALTLTPALCATMLKPIAPGNHEKRGFFGWFNRRFERMTRSYESRVGRLVGRTGRVMLLFVAISGALVIGFRMLPSSFLPDEDQGYFMTSVLLPADATAERTQDVVGTLQRHLASRPAIQSSISIVGYGFSGSGPNAALNFAVLKDWDRRGDATTPNENTRAQQAMASVTEGSVMSLLPPAIDELGTSSGFTLRLQDRANHGDEALKAAQAKLLELAAKSDIVTGVYPDSLPAGASIHLEIDRPKAEALGVSFTSISETLSAAIGSTYVNDFPNAGRMQQVIIQADASARMQINDVLKLYVRNAGGGMVPLSEVIRPVWSESPLQLTRFEGYPAARISGSAAPGHSSGAAMAEMERLAARLPSGFTVEWTGQSLQERQSASQAPMLMALSMVVVFLVLAALYESWSIPLSVMLVIPLGLIGALSAVLLRGLPNDVFFKVGMITVIGLSAKNAILIIEFAKQLREQGKGLAEAAVEAARLRLRPILMTSLAFGLGVVPLMIATGVSAETQHAIGTGVFGGMVTATILAVFFVPVFFVFVMSIQERIAAWRATHRKSAAVRQEQES, from the coding sequence ATGTCCGAATTCTTCATCCGGCGACCCGTCTTCGCGTGGGTGATCGCCCTCTTCATCATCCTGCTGGGCCTGATCGCGATACCGCAACTGCCGATCGAACGTTACCCTTCGGTCGCGCCGCCCGCCGTCACCATTACCGCGACGTATCCCGGCGCCACGCCGCAAACCATGAGCGACTCCGTGCTGAGCCTGATCGAGCGCGAGCTGTCGGGCGTCAAAAATCTGCTCTACTTCGAGTCGTCGGCCGATACGTCGGGCACCGCGCAGATCACGGTGACGTTCAAGCCCGGCACGAATCCCGCGCTCGCCCAGGTCGACGTTCAGAACCAGCTCAAGACCGTCGAGCCGCGCCTGCCCCCGGTCGTGCGCCAGTCCGGCGTGACCGTGGAGTCGGCTTCCTCGGGCTTCCTGATGCTCATCGGTCTCAAGTCCGACAGCGGTCTCTACGACGCGAGCATGCTCAGCGACTACATGGCGCGCAACGTCGTCGAGGAGCTGCGACGCGTCGATGGCGTCGGCCGCGTACAGTTGTTCGGTTCCGAACGGGCGATGCGCATCTGGGTCGATCCGAACAAGCTGATCGGCTATGGCTTGTCGATGAACGACCTGACGACTGCGATCAGCCAGCAGAACGTGCAGATCGCGCCGGGCAGCGTCGGTGCGTCGCCGGCTCTGACCGGTCAGCGGGTGACCGTGCCGCTTACCGCACAAGGGCAACTGACGACCCCGGAACAGTTTGCCGCGATCGTGCTGCGCGCCAACGCCGATGGCTCCCGGGTCGTACTGCGCGACGTCGCGCGGGTCGAGCTCGGCTCGCAGTCGTACAGCTTCGTCAGCAGCGAGAACGGCAAGCCCGCCGCCTTCGCTGGCGTGCAGCTCGCGCCCGGCGCCAATGCGGTCAAGACCGCGGCGGCCGTGCGCGAGCGTCTGAAGGAAGCGGGCAAGGCGATGCCGGCCGGTATCAGCTATTCGATCCCGTTCGATACTTCTCCGTTCGTTCAGATTTCGATCGAGAAGGTTCTCCATACGCTCGTCGAGGCGATGGTGCTCGTGTTCCTCGTGATGTACCTGTTCCTGCAGAACGTGCGCTACACGCTGATCCCCGCCATCGTCGCGCCCGTGGCGATGCTCGGCACATTCACGATCATGTTGGCGACAGGCTTCTCCATCAACGTGCTGACGATGTTCGGCATGGTGCTCGCGATCGGCATCATCGTCGACGATGCGATCGTCGTGGTGGAGAACGTCGAGCGCCTGATGACCGAGGAAGGTCTCTCGCCGAAGCTCGCAACGTCGAAGGCCATGAAGGAGATCTCCGGCGCGATCGTCGGCATCACACTGGTGCTGACCGCGGTGTTCATCCCGATGGCGCTGGCAAGCGGCTCGGTTGGCGTGATCTACCAGCAGTTCACGCTGTCGATGGCAGTCTCCATTCTGTTCTCGGCGCTCCTCGCGCTGACGCTGACGCCCGCTCTGTGCGCGACGATGCTCAAGCCGATCGCGCCTGGTAACCACGAGAAACGTGGCTTCTTCGGCTGGTTCAACCGTCGTTTCGAGCGGATGACGCGCTCGTACGAGTCGCGCGTCGGCCGGCTCGTCGGCCGAACCGGGCGCGTGATGCTGCTGTTCGTGGCCATTTCCGGCGCACTCGTCATCGGCTTTCGCATGCTGCCGTCGTCGTTTCTGCCAGACGAGGATCAGGGCTACTTCATGACAAGCGTCCTGCTGCCCGCCGACGCGACCGCCGAGCGCACGCAGGATGTGGTCGGGACGCTGCAGCGCCATCTCGCGTCGCGCCCGGCGATCCAGTCGAGCATTTCGATCGTCGGCTATGGCTTCTCAGGCTCCGGACCGAATGCCGCGCTGAACTTTGCGGTGCTCAAGGACTGGGACAGGCGCGGCGACGCGACGACGCCCAATGAGAACACGCGTGCACAGCAAGCCATGGCTTCGGTGACCGAGGGATCCGTGATGAGCCTGCTGCCGCCCGCGATCGACGAGCTCGGCACCAGCTCAGGCTTCACGTTGCGTCTGCAGGATCGCGCCAATCACGGCGACGAAGCGCTGAAGGCGGCCCAAGCCAAGCTGCTGGAGCTCGCGGCGAAGAGTGACATCGTAACGGGCGTCTACCCCGATAGCCTGCCGGCGGGTGCCAGCATCCACCTGGAGATTGACCGGCCCAAGGCCGAGGCGCTGGGTGTGTCCTTCACCAGCATCAGCGAAACGCTGTCGGCAGCGATCGGCTCGACCTACGTCAACGACTTCCCGAATGCCGGACGTATGCAGCAGGTCATCATCCAGGCCGACGCGTCCGCGCGCATGCAGATCAACGACGTGCTGAAGCTGTACGTGCGCAATGCCGGCGGCGGCATGGTGCCGCTATCGGAAGTGATCCGTCCCGTCTGGTCCGAGTCGCCACTGCAACTGACGCGCTTCGAGGGCTATCCGGCCGCGCGCATATCGGGCAGCGCCGCGCCGGGTCATTCCAGCGGCGCGGCGATGGCCGAGATGGAACGTCTCGCCGCGCGGTTGCCCTCGGGCTTCACGGTCGAGTGGACCGGACAGTCACTGCAGGAGCGTCAGTCGGCGTCGCAGGCTCCGATGCTAATGGCGCTGTCGATGGTGGTCGTGTTCCTCGTGCTGGCCGCGCTCTACGAGAGCTGGTCGATTCCGCTGTCGGTGATGCTGGTGATACCGCTCGGGCTGATCGGCGCGCTCAGCGCGGTGCTGCTCCGCGGATTGCCGAACGACGTGTTCTTCAAAGTCGGGATGATCACCGTGATCGGCCTGTCCGCGAAGAACGCGATCCTCATCATCGAGTTCGCGAAGCAGTTGCGCGAACAGGGCAAGGGGCTGGCGGAAGCCGCCGTGGAAGCTGCCCGGCTGCGCCTGCGTCCAATCCTGATGACATCGCTAGCGTTCGGCCTCGGCGTGGTGCCGCTGATGATCGCGACCGGCGTGAGCGCGGAAACACAGCACGCGATCGGTACTGGCGTGTTCGGCGGCATGGTCACTGCGACAATCCTCGCCGTCTTCTTCGTGCCCGTCTTCTTCGTTTTCGTGATGAGCATCCAGGAACGCATCGCGGCATGGCGGGCAACCCACCGTAAAAGCGCGGCCGTGCGTCAAGAACAAGAGAGTTGA
- a CDS encoding glycosyltransferase family 4 protein — MNRSLSIIHSESSKGWGGQEMRTLREMIGMRDTGHRVELICPRDASIGMHGAAAGFAVHHSEMRTGGDVASAIDIACMLRRRACDVLNTHSGHDSLVAGFAARLAGTPLVVRTRHLALPITSLATYNWLPHRVIAVSHHVRKYLIGAGVGADRVETIYDGIEKLAEGGKSTLRTELGLRDDDVVACMVAIMREGKGHEDLIAAVVPLLESREKFHVVLAGDGPMFAEIKRMVLNRGLEHRIHLLGFRSDVPNIMAGCDFFVLPTHQEALGQAFIEAMSLGLPVIGTDVGGVPELISDEVNGLLVPPRDPVALAEALVRLIDNASLRHELSHAGRFILSKGFSVTNMVYDTMCFYRRSLQERGYHA; from the coding sequence ATGAACCGCAGTTTAAGCATCATCCACAGCGAATCGTCGAAGGGGTGGGGAGGGCAGGAAATGCGCACTCTCAGGGAAATGATCGGCATGCGCGACACCGGCCACCGTGTTGAACTGATTTGCCCGCGTGACGCGTCGATCGGAATGCACGGTGCTGCCGCCGGATTCGCCGTGCATCATTCGGAGATGAGGACGGGTGGCGATGTCGCCTCCGCAATCGATATTGCATGCATGTTGCGGCGTCGAGCTTGCGACGTGCTCAACACGCACAGTGGCCACGACAGCCTGGTCGCAGGCTTTGCCGCCCGCCTGGCCGGTACGCCGCTGGTTGTACGGACGCGTCACCTTGCGTTGCCCATCACTTCGCTTGCGACCTACAACTGGCTCCCTCACCGCGTGATCGCGGTGAGTCACCACGTTCGGAAGTATTTGATCGGCGCCGGAGTCGGCGCGGACCGGGTCGAAACCATCTATGACGGTATTGAGAAACTCGCTGAGGGCGGGAAGTCGACACTGCGCACGGAGCTGGGGCTCCGGGACGATGATGTCGTCGCTTGCATGGTCGCCATCATGCGGGAAGGGAAGGGTCACGAAGACCTCATTGCGGCCGTCGTCCCGCTACTGGAGTCGCGTGAGAAATTCCATGTCGTGCTGGCCGGAGACGGCCCGATGTTCGCAGAAATAAAGCGCATGGTCTTGAACCGCGGCCTCGAGCATCGGATTCACCTGTTGGGATTCCGCAGCGACGTTCCAAACATCATGGCCGGATGCGATTTCTTCGTGCTTCCGACGCATCAGGAGGCGCTCGGCCAAGCCTTCATCGAGGCGATGTCGCTGGGCCTTCCGGTCATCGGAACGGACGTGGGAGGGGTGCCCGAGCTGATCAGCGACGAAGTGAACGGTCTGCTGGTTCCTCCGCGCGATCCCGTCGCTTTGGCAGAAGCGCTCGTACGGCTCATCGACAACGCATCGCTTCGACACGAACTGAGTCATGCAGGTCGATTCATTTTGTCGAAAGGCTTCAGCGTGACGAACATGGTGTACGACACAATGTGCTTCTATCGACGCTCGCTCCAAGAAAGAGGCTATCACGCATGA
- a CDS encoding efflux transporter outer membrane subunit — MRALILPVVLAVSACSLTPAFVRPAAPVPMTYTTGAASDVRTNAADLGWRTMFGDRRLQRLIELALESNRDLRLAALNVEAAAAQYGIQRAAQLPSVDATGGFTRQRIAANAETDPPIAAMTQKQYGVNVGISAFEIDLFGRVRSLSDGAFARYLESDDGRRAAQIALVGAVADAYFAERLAQEQRELAEHTLADWRESLDLARRLRNAHQASSVDVAGAEGQVASAEADLEARARMVEQAGNALRLLIGADFPKDLPEPTPLAQQPVMTRLPAGLPSDLLFRRPDILQAEQDLIAANADIGAARAAFFPRLSLTSSLGLISPAMSGLFDGDHRAWTFAPQVTVPLFQGGRLRAELRLAEVRKTSAVAGYERAVQIAFREVADGLAGRDTFHRQIEAQVRVVASAERRTDLSTLRYRAGVDGRLELLDSQRQLYASRQVLLDLRRAEFGNAVALYKALGGGLTETDVRPPDPAPELSLAAPHPLARS, encoded by the coding sequence ATGCGAGCCCTCATTCTTCCCGTCGTGCTGGCCGTGTCGGCCTGCTCTTTGACCCCGGCGTTCGTCAGGCCGGCTGCGCCCGTCCCCATGACATACACGACAGGCGCCGCGTCCGATGTGCGCACGAACGCAGCCGATCTGGGCTGGCGCACGATGTTCGGTGACCGGCGTTTGCAGCGTCTCATTGAACTCGCGCTCGAAAGCAATCGCGATCTGCGGCTCGCCGCGCTGAACGTCGAAGCTGCCGCGGCCCAGTATGGCATCCAGCGCGCTGCACAATTGCCTTCTGTCGACGCCACAGGCGGTTTCACACGCCAGCGCATCGCCGCCAATGCCGAGACCGATCCGCCCATCGCCGCGATGACCCAGAAGCAATACGGCGTCAACGTCGGGATCAGCGCGTTCGAGATCGATCTGTTCGGCCGCGTTCGCTCCCTGTCGGATGGCGCGTTCGCCCGTTACCTCGAAAGCGATGACGGACGCCGTGCCGCGCAGATCGCGCTCGTTGGTGCGGTGGCCGACGCGTACTTCGCCGAGCGCCTCGCACAGGAGCAGCGCGAGTTGGCCGAACACACCCTTGCGGACTGGCGGGAGTCACTCGACCTCGCGCGCCGGCTCAGGAACGCCCATCAGGCGAGCAGCGTCGACGTGGCCGGCGCCGAAGGTCAAGTTGCCAGCGCCGAAGCAGATCTGGAGGCGCGCGCACGCATGGTCGAGCAGGCCGGCAATGCACTGCGGCTCCTGATCGGCGCCGACTTCCCGAAGGATCTGCCGGAGCCGACCCCGCTGGCGCAGCAACCGGTCATGACGCGACTGCCAGCAGGCCTGCCGTCCGACCTGCTGTTCCGGCGGCCCGATATTTTGCAGGCGGAACAGGACCTGATCGCCGCCAATGCCGATATCGGTGCGGCGCGCGCCGCATTCTTTCCACGACTCTCATTGACAAGTTCTTTGGGTTTGATCAGTCCGGCCATGAGCGGCCTTTTCGACGGCGACCATCGGGCATGGACCTTCGCGCCGCAGGTCACAGTCCCGCTGTTTCAGGGCGGCCGCCTGCGCGCCGAGCTCCGACTCGCCGAAGTGCGCAAGACAAGCGCGGTTGCCGGATACGAACGGGCTGTGCAAATCGCGTTCCGCGAAGTCGCCGACGGCCTAGCGGGTCGCGACACCTTCCATCGGCAGATCGAGGCTCAGGTGCGGGTGGTGGCGAGCGCCGAGCGTCGCACTGATCTGTCTACCCTGCGCTATCGCGCCGGCGTCGACGGACGCCTCGAATTGCTGGATTCCCAGAGGCAGCTTTATGCATCGAGGCAGGTGCTGCTGGACTTGCGCCGCGCGGAGTTCGGCAATGCCGTCGCCCTTTACAAGGCGCTCGGCGGTGGCCTGACCGAGACCGACGTGAGGCCTCCCGACCCCGCGCCCGAGCTGAGCCTTGCCGCGCCCCACCCATTGGCACGATCATGA
- a CDS encoding efflux RND transporter periplasmic adaptor subunit — translation MKLERWSLGGSLCVLLLEAMLAGCGQAEQLGASPAIPVASATVVHASLRLTEDLPGRVAAMRVAEIRPQVSGIVMRRLFEQGTEVRAGQPLFQINPAPFKADRDTAAAALQRAKAALARAKVQTARLQPLVEADAISRQVYDDAVSQRDQAVADVAQASATLARRQLDLKFATVEAPISGRIDQALMTEGALVASSDSQPMARIQQIDQVYVDVRQPAASLESLRNMLSTQQQGGGGGLPVKVLRDDDTPYDVKGRVLFSGVNVDSGTGDVLLRVLVDNPKRQLLPGMYVRARIPRANYARTLLVPQQAVVRVAGKPQVWVIDATSHARPRPVELGELSGRHYRIQSGLTSGQKIVVEGMERLNDGALVAASDGKSPGAPLAAPTH, via the coding sequence ATGAAACTTGAAAGATGGTCTCTGGGTGGCAGTTTGTGCGTGCTGCTGCTGGAGGCAATGCTTGCGGGCTGCGGGCAAGCCGAACAGCTGGGCGCCTCCCCCGCGATTCCCGTGGCGTCGGCGACCGTGGTGCACGCTTCGCTCAGACTCACGGAAGATTTGCCGGGTCGGGTCGCGGCAATGCGCGTCGCTGAGATACGGCCGCAGGTCAGCGGTATCGTGATGCGCCGGCTGTTCGAGCAAGGCACCGAGGTGCGTGCCGGCCAGCCGCTGTTTCAGATCAACCCTGCGCCGTTCAAGGCTGACAGGGACACGGCCGCGGCGGCGCTGCAACGCGCCAAGGCCGCGCTTGCGCGCGCGAAGGTGCAAACGGCACGCCTGCAGCCGCTCGTCGAAGCCGACGCCATCAGCCGCCAGGTCTACGACGACGCCGTCTCGCAGCGCGACCAGGCCGTCGCAGACGTGGCTCAGGCAAGCGCCACGCTCGCGCGCCGGCAGCTCGATCTGAAGTTCGCGACGGTCGAGGCGCCGATCTCGGGCCGCATCGATCAGGCGCTGATGACCGAGGGAGCGCTGGTCGCCAGTAGCGACAGCCAACCCATGGCGCGCATCCAGCAGATCGATCAGGTCTATGTGGATGTGCGCCAGCCGGCGGCATCGCTCGAATCGCTGCGCAACATGCTGTCGACGCAACAACAAGGCGGCGGCGGTGGCCTTCCGGTGAAAGTTCTGCGCGACGACGACACACCGTACGACGTGAAAGGCCGCGTGCTCTTTTCGGGCGTCAACGTCGATTCCGGGACCGGCGATGTGCTGTTGCGCGTGCTGGTCGACAACCCGAAGCGGCAGCTTCTTCCGGGAATGTATGTACGGGCCCGGATTCCGCGCGCGAACTACGCGCGCACGCTGCTTGTTCCGCAGCAGGCGGTCGTACGCGTCGCGGGCAAGCCGCAGGTCTGGGTGATCGACGCGACGAGCCACGCGCGGCCAAGGCCCGTCGAGCTCGGCGAGCTGAGCGGACGTCATTACCGCATTCAATCGGGTCTCACGTCCGGGCAGAAGATCGTGGTCGAAGGCATGGAGCGCCTGAACGACGGCGCGCTGGTCGCCGCGAGCGACGGGAAATCGCCCGGTGCGCCGCTGGCTGCACCCACGCACTGA
- a CDS encoding polysaccharide deacetylase family protein translates to MKPHHARAVPVLMYHHVSNSPGMLTVTVEHFTQQIAYLRRAGYQTLDGDGLAAFLCGEQVPAKSVVITFDDGYLDNWVFAHPILQRWGFKALCFLVTSWPGDGPVRPTSVDASAGSPRVLSHEDSQIAIQNGKADDAIMRWSEIEAMRRAGTFEFHSHTHTHRRWDHLTTSRTAKRACLKEDLRAGRNELLARLGTESRHLCWPEGFYDRDYREIALNEGFNLLYTCHRGTNTQSKRDNKDAERTIARLAVRDRPASWLATRLWVHGRPLLSRAYLSLRL, encoded by the coding sequence ATGAAGCCGCACCATGCGCGAGCGGTACCTGTGTTGATGTATCACCACGTCAGCAATTCACCGGGCATGCTCACTGTCACCGTTGAGCACTTTACGCAGCAGATCGCCTACCTTCGTCGTGCGGGCTACCAGACGCTCGATGGCGACGGCCTGGCGGCATTTCTTTGCGGCGAGCAGGTTCCTGCCAAGTCGGTGGTCATCACGTTTGACGATGGCTATCTGGACAACTGGGTTTTCGCGCATCCGATCCTGCAGCGTTGGGGATTCAAGGCACTTTGCTTCCTGGTCACGAGTTGGCCCGGCGATGGACCCGTTCGTCCGACTTCAGTCGACGCATCGGCCGGTTCGCCCCGCGTACTCTCTCACGAGGACTCGCAGATCGCCATCCAGAATGGAAAGGCCGATGACGCCATCATGCGCTGGTCCGAAATCGAAGCGATGAGACGTGCAGGAACTTTCGAATTTCATAGCCATACGCACACGCACAGGCGTTGGGATCATCTAACGACTTCGCGCACGGCGAAGCGGGCTTGTCTGAAAGAAGATTTGCGAGCGGGACGAAATGAACTCTTGGCGCGGCTGGGAACTGAGTCGCGTCATCTTTGCTGGCCAGAAGGCTTTTACGATCGCGATTATCGGGAGATCGCGCTGAATGAGGGCTTCAATTTACTTTATACATGTCATCGGGGTACTAATACGCAATCGAAACGGGATAACAAGGATGCCGAGCGGACTATCGCGCGGTTGGCCGTGCGCGACCGCCCCGCATCATGGCTGGCAACCCGACTCTGGGTACATGGTCGACCGTTGTTGAGCCGGGCGTACTTGAGTTTAAGGTTGTAA
- a CDS encoding ATP-binding protein: MEKTQRNEAQHRGRLSRQIVLSMGLVSIITMLIAFVGSVVIYGWLYALSPPELPKTPVEWLIPDSIDFLIFATLLLIGLVVAVVMASRLARRILAPLNSLAEGARRIAAGDLEARALPGDRSLGDTALLVDDFNAMAIRLQQMAADMTAWNAAIAHELRTPLTILRGRLQGMRDGVFKPDDAQIRGLLYQVEGLARIVDDLHIITLQDIGRLEMHFEPTRIDIEIRRAVDSISDALYEAGFTIELDVSDAMVVCDGARIRQALLALLDNARRYAIPGRLRVALGLAPAALVLSVEDGGPGLAPEFAKLVFEPFTRADASRSRQFGGSGLGLSVVRAIALAHRGRATFRPSAAGGSIFELTLPRI, translated from the coding sequence ATGGAGAAGACGCAGCGCAATGAAGCTCAACATCGCGGACGCCTCAGTCGTCAGATCGTGCTTTCGATGGGCCTGGTATCGATTATCACGATGCTCATCGCCTTTGTCGGATCGGTCGTGATCTACGGCTGGCTGTATGCGCTCTCGCCTCCTGAGCTTCCCAAGACGCCCGTCGAGTGGCTCATTCCCGATTCGATCGATTTCCTGATCTTCGCCACGCTGCTGTTGATCGGCCTCGTAGTGGCGGTCGTCATGGCGTCTCGCCTGGCCCGCCGTATTCTCGCGCCACTGAACTCGCTTGCTGAAGGCGCGCGCCGCATCGCAGCAGGCGACCTCGAAGCACGCGCGCTTCCCGGTGACCGTTCGCTCGGCGACACCGCGCTCCTTGTCGATGATTTCAATGCGATGGCCATCAGGCTGCAGCAAATGGCGGCTGACATGACAGCCTGGAACGCGGCGATCGCGCACGAGTTGCGCACACCACTGACGATTTTGCGCGGCCGCCTTCAAGGAATGCGCGATGGCGTGTTCAAGCCCGATGATGCGCAGATTCGCGGACTGCTGTATCAGGTAGAAGGCCTTGCGCGGATCGTCGACGACCTCCACATCATCACGCTTCAGGACATCGGCCGGCTGGAAATGCATTTCGAACCGACACGCATCGACATTGAGATACGTCGAGCGGTCGATTCCATCAGCGACGCACTGTATGAGGCAGGTTTTACGATAGAACTCGACGTCAGTGACGCAATGGTCGTATGCGATGGTGCGCGCATCCGGCAAGCTCTTCTTGCGCTGCTCGACAACGCACGGCGCTATGCGATTCCAGGTCGATTGCGAGTGGCGCTTGGGCTCGCGCCGGCCGCCTTGGTGCTGAGTGTCGAGGATGGCGGCCCCGGCCTTGCGCCCGAATTTGCGAAGCTGGTATTCGAGCCTTTCACGCGCGCCGACGCGTCACGCTCCAGACAGTTTGGCGGATCGGGATTGGGTCTGTCGGTGGTACGCGCAATTGCGCTCGCCCATCGGGGCCGCGCGACCTTCCGCCCGTCGGCCGCCGGAGGCTCGATTTTCGAGCTCACGCTACCTCGCATTTGA
- a CDS encoding response regulator, whose protein sequence is MNALILIAEDEPEIAEILDAYLVREGYRTYRVGNGQTALDVHSTLKPDLVLLDIRMPGKDGWEVLAELRRRGDTPVVVVTALDQDIDRLQGLRIGADDYVSKPFNPVEVVARVGAVLRRTAASRTETVIRVGRLEIDTESYVASIRQAGTSAAPAGNAVQLALTLTEFRVLTHMARSPQRVFTRSELIDACMPGSGALERTVDSHVSNLRKKLEKAGAAEIITVVRGVGYRLAST, encoded by the coding sequence ATGAACGCGCTGATTCTCATCGCCGAAGACGAACCCGAAATCGCGGAAATTCTCGACGCTTATCTTGTACGCGAGGGGTATCGCACTTATCGGGTCGGCAATGGACAGACCGCGCTCGATGTTCATTCGACACTGAAGCCGGATCTCGTGCTTCTCGACATCCGCATGCCCGGCAAGGACGGCTGGGAAGTGCTCGCTGAACTGCGTCGGCGCGGCGATACCCCGGTCGTCGTCGTAACGGCGCTCGATCAGGATATCGACAGGCTACAGGGCTTGCGCATCGGAGCGGATGACTACGTCTCGAAGCCGTTCAACCCGGTCGAAGTCGTGGCGCGGGTCGGCGCGGTGCTGCGGCGCACGGCTGCGTCACGGACTGAAACAGTCATTCGCGTGGGCCGGCTCGAGATCGACACGGAAAGCTACGTCGCCAGCATCCGGCAAGCGGGCACGAGTGCAGCTCCAGCCGGAAACGCGGTCCAACTTGCCCTCACGCTCACCGAATTCCGCGTGCTTACCCATATGGCGAGATCGCCGCAGCGGGTATTCACTCGCAGCGAACTGATCGATGCCTGCATGCCCGGCAGTGGCGCGCTCGAACGCACGGTCGACAGCCACGTCAGCAACTTGCGCAAAAAGCTCGAAAAGGCTGGCGCGGCGGAAATCATCACGGTAGTACGGGGCGTCGGTTACCGACTCGCGAGCACGTGA